Sequence from the Flavobacterium sp. TR2 genome:
AATCATTGATTTAAATGAAAAAATCAACTTTCCAATGTACTTTCCAGTAGATACAGCTAATATTGGTCCTAACAGACGTTCCCTTTATGATGTTTTAACTAAAGCTATCAAAAATGGAAAAATAACTGAAGTGTATACTGATAGTTATTTCAATACTAAAAAATCTATGAAAGATATCGAGGGGTCTTTATCTCGTATTGATACAACAGATGCAGGTAGAGAGTTAATTAACCAATATCCAGATGACTATAAATCACGTGTTGTGAAGAAAAAAGTAGTTACTGGTAAAGGTAAAAACAAGTCAGTTTCTTACGTAGAAGAAACAGTTGGACCGACAAGAACGGTTCCTGCTGAATACATCTTGAAACAAGACCTTACTGCTGCTGATGTTAGCCAGTATAAAATTAAAGGATATTGGTATTTTGATAAACGTCAAAGTGAATTGAAATATCGTTTACTAGGAATTTGCCCAGTAACTCCAGACGTTTATACTATGAATAGTGATGAAAAGGATTATATCGAATTGTTTTGGGTATTCTTCCCAAATGCCAGAGAAGCACTGCATGAAGCAAAAGCATTCAATGACAACAACTCTGCTCTTCCAATCTCATTTGATCAGATTTTAAATTCAAGACGTTTTAATGCTGTTGTTTACAAAGAAGAAAACCTTTACGGAGACAGAGCAATTAGCGATTATATGAAAGATAACGCGCAAAATCAGTTGTTAGAATCTGAAAGAGTAAAAGAGAAGATTCGTAATTTCGAACAAGATATGTGGAACTACTAAGTTGATACATAGCATAATAATTAAAAAACTCTTACTACCTTTGTAGTAAGAGTTTTTTTTATGTCAAAAAGTTGGAAGC
This genomic interval carries:
- the gldN gene encoding gliding motility protein GldN, producing the protein MKVRNFLIAIISIAGGFASNAQSNLLNAKTPAQIGLKTPAQLISDNDKPLAYGYVDDRDILMGKTTWEIIDLNEKINFPMYFPVDTANIGPNRRSLYDVLTKAIKNGKITEVYTDSYFNTKKSMKDIEGSLSRIDTTDAGRELINQYPDDYKSRVVKKKVVTGKGKNKSVSYVEETVGPTRTVPAEYILKQDLTAADVSQYKIKGYWYFDKRQSELKYRLLGICPVTPDVYTMNSDEKDYIELFWVFFPNAREALHEAKAFNDNNSALPISFDQILNSRRFNAVVYKEENLYGDRAISDYMKDNAQNQLLESERVKEKIRNFEQDMWNY